One window of the Chitinophaga niabensis genome contains the following:
- a CDS encoding SusC/RagA family TonB-linked outer membrane protein, giving the protein MIRKIFTGLFLLLGMVTVATAQVDADSLLVQAGYRKIPAIYVAGSIASLGSRAMENLVVPNLKAAMQGKMAGVHTVQANGMPSAEVAVRVRGTGSIYGETEPLYVIDGIPVYAGPREIAPEGIGGNWGAVFNALSDINPMDIASIQVLKDAGAAAIYGARGANGVILITTKNARPNRSDVRLDYYTGITQTTNRVRLLNGPDYLRLLDQAWQNSGQTGEGPLPVVEGFNRATATGVNSDHLSQVLGQGSVQQLSLSASSGTAKSAFYFSGSYRKEAGILTGNDLTRYTGKVKFTNQLTSKLSINANIGMNYSEYFNMPVGRSEGGGFGAAQRNLPVFPWYHPNGTYFYASDPAVYHLPGSNIMSFMSKNDYDNEEQTKRVFVAAGLGYKVMKGLELRVDAAMDQYYHTRRDYISKRLRYGSVGSGTGREGTPLAYAGYEKYSENVYNLLATLSYKKIKGAHNLSVLGGFEVYYNDNPYFFAEGEGFVSDFLRQPAAAAYRNQITPEALVTNVNVLTGYFATADYVFKERYLLNATVRVDASSRFGADNKYQVFPALSAGYIFSGALKLRASYGWTGNYGIGNYSSLERWGISPSSRYLLQAGVHALGLGSPSLKPEKQEQINIGADFSLLKGRISGSLDIYNRTTKDMILLFPVPLSSGVKEPGLLLNGGAMRNRGIELNIASRNVQGVFTWNTELSIAHNQNKISDLGGLSPDQVSAHKNIVNYTGHAAGVYYLAEYAGVDPATGQELIYDRDRKVVPAISAARIDSARIPHFNKPSAPKFFGGLNNIFTYKNFDLSAFITFSYGNYLLDEGERELSYLKGKNNLLATATQASFPKLRYNDPVAGSNTTRFLHDASYLRMKNLTLGYAIKKIKFLKEARIYLTAQNLFTLTRFPGWDPEVAGSYLTNAERSLNQGITYMDLPQVRSFVAGINVKL; this is encoded by the coding sequence ATGATAAGAAAAATATTTACAGGCCTGTTCCTGTTGCTGGGCATGGTAACTGTGGCTACTGCACAGGTAGACGCAGATTCTTTGCTGGTGCAGGCAGGTTACCGTAAAATACCTGCAATTTATGTAGCAGGGTCTATCGCTTCTTTAGGAAGCAGAGCGATGGAGAACCTGGTGGTGCCCAACCTGAAAGCTGCCATGCAGGGAAAGATGGCAGGTGTGCATACGGTTCAGGCAAACGGGATGCCATCCGCCGAAGTGGCGGTGAGGGTAAGGGGAACAGGTTCCATTTATGGGGAAACAGAACCTTTGTATGTAATAGACGGGATACCTGTATATGCAGGCCCGCGTGAGATCGCGCCGGAAGGCATTGGTGGAAACTGGGGGGCTGTGTTCAATGCCTTAAGTGATATCAATCCTATGGACATAGCATCTATACAGGTGTTGAAAGATGCAGGCGCCGCCGCTATTTATGGTGCAAGGGGCGCCAACGGCGTCATCCTGATCACTACTAAAAATGCCAGGCCCAACAGATCTGATGTGCGGCTGGATTACTATACCGGCATCACACAAACCACTAACCGGGTTCGTTTATTGAACGGGCCGGATTATCTCCGGTTGCTGGATCAGGCCTGGCAGAACAGCGGGCAAACAGGAGAAGGCCCCCTGCCGGTTGTTGAAGGTTTCAACAGGGCCACTGCAACAGGTGTGAATTCAGATCATTTATCACAGGTGCTGGGTCAGGGGAGTGTGCAGCAATTATCTTTATCCGCCTCAAGTGGTACGGCCAAAAGCGCTTTTTACTTTTCGGGTTCTTACCGGAAGGAAGCGGGCATACTTACGGGTAATGATCTTACCCGTTATACCGGTAAGGTTAAATTTACGAATCAGCTGACCTCAAAACTTAGTATCAATGCAAACATTGGCATGAACTACAGCGAGTACTTTAATATGCCTGTTGGAAGAAGTGAAGGTGGAGGTTTTGGCGCCGCACAAAGGAACCTGCCGGTATTTCCATGGTACCATCCGAACGGCACCTATTTTTATGCATCAGATCCCGCTGTGTACCATCTTCCCGGTTCTAACATTATGAGCTTTATGAGTAAGAATGATTATGATAATGAAGAGCAAACGAAACGGGTGTTTGTTGCAGCAGGTTTGGGGTATAAGGTGATGAAGGGACTGGAATTACGGGTAGATGCAGCGATGGACCAATACTATCATACCCGCCGTGATTACATCTCCAAACGTTTGCGGTATGGATCAGTTGGTTCAGGTACCGGCCGCGAAGGTACTCCTCTTGCTTATGCGGGTTACGAGAAATATTCTGAAAACGTATACAACCTGCTCGCTACGCTTTCCTATAAAAAGATAAAGGGCGCACATAATCTTTCCGTATTGGGAGGGTTTGAGGTTTACTACAATGATAATCCTTATTTCTTTGCAGAAGGAGAGGGTTTTGTGAGTGATTTCCTGCGCCAGCCGGCTGCTGCGGCTTACAGGAACCAGATCACGCCTGAAGCATTGGTGACCAATGTGAATGTATTGACCGGTTATTTTGCTACTGCGGATTATGTGTTTAAAGAAAGATACTTATTGAACGCGACTGTGCGGGTAGATGCTTCTTCCCGTTTTGGCGCGGATAATAAGTACCAGGTATTCCCGGCTTTATCCGCAGGTTATATTTTCTCCGGTGCACTAAAGTTGCGTGCGAGTTATGGATGGACGGGCAATTACGGGATCGGCAATTATTCTTCGCTGGAAAGATGGGGCATCAGCCCTTCTTCCCGTTACCTGTTACAGGCAGGTGTGCATGCATTAGGACTTGGAAGCCCTTCGCTTAAACCGGAAAAACAGGAACAGATCAATATAGGGGCGGATTTTTCCTTGCTGAAAGGCCGCATCAGTGGATCCCTGGATATATACAACCGTACCACAAAAGATATGATACTCCTGTTCCCGGTTCCCTTGTCCTCCGGTGTAAAAGAACCTGGTTTGTTGTTAAATGGCGGCGCTATGCGTAACAGGGGCATTGAACTGAACATCGCTTCCAGAAACGTGCAGGGCGTTTTCACCTGGAATACGGAACTTTCCATTGCACATAATCAGAATAAGATATCAGACCTGGGAGGATTATCGCCGGACCAGGTGAGTGCGCATAAAAACATCGTTAACTATACCGGGCATGCTGCCGGTGTTTATTACCTGGCGGAATATGCGGGAGTAGATCCTGCAACAGGGCAGGAGCTGATCTATGACCGCGACCGTAAAGTGGTACCGGCTATATCCGCTGCCCGGATAGACAGTGCACGTATCCCGCATTTTAATAAACCTTCTGCACCTAAGTTTTTCGGTGGGCTGAATAATATTTTCACGTATAAGAATTTTGACCTCTCTGCCTTTATCACTTTTTCATATGGCAACTACCTGCTGGATGAAGGTGAGCGGGAACTGAGCTACCTGAAAGGAAAGAATAACCTGCTGGCAACAGCCACACAGGCTTCTTTTCCGAAGTTGCGTTACAACGATCCTGTTGCAGGCAGTAATACCACCCGCTTTTTACATGATGCTTCCTATCTCCGTATGAAAAATCTCACACTGGGGTATGCTATCAAAAAAATAAAATTCCTGAAAGAAGCAAGGATATATCTCACTGCGCAGAACCTTTTCACCCTTACCCGTTTCCCCGGTTGGGACCCGGAAGTGGCAGGCAGTTACCTGACTAATGCGGAAAGAAGTTTAAACCAGGGTATCACTTATATGGACCTGCCGCAGGTAAGGAGTTTTGTGGCAGGCATCAATGTGAAGTTGTAA
- a CDS encoding RagB/SusD family nutrient uptake outer membrane protein, producing the protein MKKLLFISLAAVLIAGCSKYIDEPDNSTLTTEMLFNSSRDLDNLLYGAYGAIANNATLAGNWRVFPELLADQVTVNVAEPSTADPYTKLYDRILSEAEYADNYQQAYMALQSANTAIYAIENNLITKAKDPEFSDSTRNRILGEAYFIRGLVHFELVRYYGHQYGYHSTDANSGIVLKIKPMLNVKGIADIENVKRATVEEVYQQVIRDFKDAESLMPPVPLRRGRATNKAAAAYLARVYFQMNDLPNALIQINKVIGSTPGFIDPEFKLVRSPATGNLTTAQTVANVSAAFKSSGTSLKVSENIFDLVGVAAYPVNGVMNRKYYRTTAVNPQLAISNAYMTEAAFANNDARKTGLITTANGKNYSKKYDQALMNIPVIRSAELLLDRAEIFALQGNTADATKDVNLVRDRAIPLYNMNTVITPANILAEVRRERIRELGCEGDRLHQLRRIQLNIGPGDRPAVSPLPWNSNKLLFKIPEAEIRATRGAIVQNPD; encoded by the coding sequence ATGAAGAAATTATTATTCATATCGTTGGCAGCTGTCCTTATCGCCGGTTGTTCAAAATACATCGATGAACCGGATAATTCCACCCTGACCACGGAGATGCTGTTCAATTCCAGTCGTGACCTGGATAACCTGTTATACGGGGCTTATGGCGCTATTGCCAATAATGCTACGCTGGCCGGTAACTGGCGGGTTTTCCCGGAATTGCTGGCAGACCAGGTAACGGTGAATGTGGCGGAGCCTTCTACCGCAGACCCTTACACGAAATTGTACGACCGCATACTGAGTGAGGCAGAATACGCAGATAATTATCAGCAGGCTTATATGGCTTTGCAAAGCGCTAATACGGCCATATACGCTATAGAGAATAACCTGATCACTAAAGCAAAGGACCCGGAGTTTTCTGATTCCACACGGAACAGGATATTGGGAGAAGCCTATTTTATCAGGGGATTGGTACATTTTGAACTGGTGCGTTATTATGGTCATCAGTACGGGTATCATTCAACGGACGCGAACAGCGGCATCGTACTGAAAATAAAACCTATGCTGAATGTAAAAGGCATTGCTGATATAGAGAATGTGAAACGTGCCACCGTAGAGGAAGTGTATCAACAGGTGATCCGTGACTTCAAAGATGCGGAAAGCCTGATGCCGCCTGTACCGCTTCGCCGTGGCAGGGCAACTAACAAGGCGGCGGCTGCTTACCTGGCCCGGGTATATTTTCAGATGAATGATCTCCCCAATGCGCTTATACAGATCAATAAAGTGATCGGTTCCACGCCTGGTTTCATAGATCCGGAATTCAAGCTGGTGCGCTCACCGGCAACCGGTAATTTAACTACTGCACAAACAGTGGCGAATGTAAGCGCCGCATTTAAATCCTCCGGCACTTCACTGAAAGTATCGGAGAATATATTTGATCTTGTGGGCGTTGCGGCTTACCCCGTGAATGGTGTAATGAACCGGAAATATTACCGGACCACCGCTGTGAATCCACAGCTGGCCATCAGTAATGCCTATATGACGGAAGCTGCTTTTGCGAACAACGATGCCCGTAAAACAGGTTTGATCACTACAGCCAACGGTAAAAATTATTCAAAGAAGTATGATCAGGCACTGATGAACATCCCGGTGATACGTTCGGCAGAACTGCTTCTGGACAGGGCAGAGATCTTTGCCCTGCAGGGTAATACGGCGGATGCAACGAAAGATGTGAACCTGGTCAGGGACCGGGCTATTCCCTTATACAATATGAACACGGTGATCACTCCGGCTAATATACTGGCAGAAGTGAGAAGGGAGCGTATCCGCGAACTGGGGTGTGAAGGAGACCGGTTGCATCAGCTGCGCCGGATACAGTTGAATATAGGACCAGGCGACCGCCCGGCGGTATCTCCTTTGCCCTGGAACAGCAATAAGCTGTTGTTTAAGATACCTGAAGCAGAAATAAGAGCAACAAGAGGGGCCATTGTTCAGAACCCTGATTGA
- a CDS encoding RagB/SusD family nutrient uptake outer membrane protein — MKKLFFFILLSLPLITFQACEKRLDIVPASVSPESLILSSVDGLNGGLNFAYQQLHTDLGRHFTIWSELLSDHLLVRGGAVLPTQQFIYDRNLDAVATEPVSSTDPRLVSDVRLRDMYNCVNTAALILRACENGLAESDLTYADNKDRIMGECYFLRAVCHFELVRYWALPWGTTADNSHPGIIINEQPVDDRISQIKPRASVAKVYEFIIRDLQKADSLLPETFVQGVHSGVYKGRAYRDAAKGFLAKVYFQQGNYVQAKEMIDQLIGSTPGVITGYPLQASLTQLFSARGAENTDPECIYQTTSSTAINASQATYWNSTNPESIYPRSATVASKGIATMQFITDAHFYPQDLRLTLFKTLSDGRISPTKYCLVDFFNIPLIRSAEMVLDRAEIYASDNRLEDAVADCNTVRQRAQIPLLTIPISKEALLDSIRTERIRELCFEGDRLHDLRRKKQMVLPGERAGIQPLAWNSKDLVLKYSQEDMARNPQLENNY, encoded by the coding sequence ATGAAAAAATTATTCTTCTTCATATTACTTTCACTGCCGCTGATCACTTTCCAGGCCTGTGAAAAAAGGCTGGACATTGTTCCCGCATCTGTTTCTCCTGAATCCCTCATCCTGTCCAGCGTGGATGGATTGAACGGAGGACTCAACTTTGCTTACCAGCAGTTGCATACAGACCTGGGCAGGCATTTTACGATATGGTCTGAATTACTGTCGGATCATTTATTGGTAAGAGGTGGCGCTGTATTGCCTACGCAGCAGTTTATCTATGACCGGAACCTCGATGCGGTTGCAACGGAGCCGGTGAGTTCTACTGATCCCCGCCTGGTGAGCGATGTGCGTTTGCGGGATATGTATAACTGTGTGAACACGGCCGCGCTTATTTTGCGTGCCTGTGAAAACGGACTGGCGGAAAGCGATCTTACCTATGCCGATAATAAGGACCGCATCATGGGAGAATGTTATTTCCTGCGTGCCGTTTGCCATTTTGAACTGGTAAGATATTGGGCGCTTCCATGGGGCACTACGGCAGATAACAGCCATCCCGGCATTATTATTAATGAACAACCGGTGGATGACCGTATAAGCCAGATCAAACCACGCGCCAGCGTTGCAAAGGTATATGAGTTCATTATCCGTGACCTTCAAAAGGCAGATAGCCTGCTGCCGGAAACCTTTGTTCAGGGTGTTCATTCCGGTGTTTATAAAGGCCGTGCCTACAGGGATGCCGCAAAAGGATTTCTGGCAAAAGTATATTTCCAGCAGGGCAATTATGTACAGGCAAAGGAAATGATCGATCAACTGATAGGCAGTACACCTGGTGTGATCACGGGGTATCCGTTACAAGCCAGTCTCACGCAATTGTTCTCAGCCAGGGGAGCGGAAAATACAGATCCCGAATGTATCTATCAAACCACGAGTTCCACGGCTATCAATGCTTCACAGGCTACCTACTGGAACAGCACCAACCCGGAAAGCATTTATCCAAGATCTGCAACTGTTGCCTCCAAAGGTATTGCTACCATGCAGTTTATAACAGATGCACATTTCTATCCGCAGGACCTGCGGCTGACCCTGTTCAAAACATTATCTGACGGAAGGATCAGCCCCACGAAATACTGCCTCGTGGATTTTTTCAATATACCATTGATCAGATCTGCAGAAATGGTACTGGACAGGGCAGAGATCTATGCATCAGACAACCGGCTGGAGGATGCGGTGGCAGATTGTAATACCGTACGGCAAAGAGCGCAGATCCCTTTGCTCACCATACCTATTTCCAAAGAAGCATTGCTGGATTCCATCCGTACAGAACGCATCCGTGAACTCTGCTTCGAAGGAGACAGGTTACATGATCTCAGAAGAAAGAAACAAATGGTGCTGCCGGGTGAACGCGCCGGGATACAACCGCTTGCATGGAACAGTAAGGACCTTGTGTTAAAATATTCACAGGAAGACATGGCAAGGAATCCGCAGCTGGAAAATAATTACTGA